From Hymenobacter sedentarius, a single genomic window includes:
- the uvsE gene encoding UV DNA damage repair endonuclease UvsE, which translates to MKIGYPCVNEAMDCSAANTFRLASYSEERLIAAVTANLICLRRMLEWNVAQGLLFFRMGSGIVPFGSHEINTFPWQTHFAAEFREIGDYIKANNLRVSFHPDQFVVLNSPSPDIVQRSIQELVYQGSMLDLMGLDGTAKLQIHVGGLYGERELAISRFAAVHATLPAAVKARVVVENDDRLFPLRDCLHLHELTGVPILFDNFHHECLNHGEPMDEALRLAAATWHPTRDGVPMMDYSSQALGERKGKHTDDLVDDLFREFLTNLHGLDMDLMLEIKNKEASALRAVAILRELGLSAPAPNVPSPPLTLPPDPNASPKARRAKKEAAPGASGS; encoded by the coding sequence ATGAAAATTGGGTATCCCTGCGTGAACGAGGCGATGGACTGCAGCGCCGCCAATACCTTTCGGCTGGCCTCGTACTCGGAGGAGCGGCTCATTGCGGCCGTGACGGCTAACCTGATTTGCCTGCGCCGCATGCTGGAGTGGAACGTGGCCCAGGGCCTGCTCTTTTTCCGGATGGGCTCGGGCATTGTGCCGTTTGGCTCGCACGAAATAAACACCTTTCCCTGGCAGACCCACTTTGCGGCCGAGTTCCGGGAAATCGGCGATTACATCAAGGCCAACAACCTGCGGGTGAGTTTTCACCCCGACCAGTTTGTGGTGCTGAATTCGCCCAGCCCCGACATTGTGCAGCGCAGCATCCAGGAGCTGGTGTACCAGGGCTCCATGCTGGATTTGATGGGCCTGGACGGCACCGCCAAACTCCAGATTCATGTGGGGGGGCTATACGGCGAGCGGGAGCTGGCCATCAGCCGGTTTGCGGCGGTGCATGCCACCCTGCCCGCGGCCGTGAAAGCGCGCGTGGTGGTGGAAAACGACGACCGGCTGTTTCCGTTGCGCGACTGCCTGCACCTGCACGAGCTCACCGGCGTGCCCATTCTCTTCGACAACTTCCACCACGAGTGCCTCAACCACGGCGAGCCCATGGACGAAGCCCTGCGGCTGGCCGCTGCTACCTGGCACCCCACCCGCGACGGCGTGCCCATGATGGACTACAGCTCGCAGGCCCTGGGCGAGCGCAAAGGCAAGCACACCGACGACCTGGTCGACGACCTGTTTCGCGAATTCCTTACCAACCTTCACGGGCTCGACATGGACCTGATGCTGGAAATCAAAAACAAGGAAGCCAGCGCCCTGCGCGCGGTGGCCATTCTGCGCGAGCTGGGGCTGAGCGCCCCGGCGCCCAACGTGCCCAGCCCGCCGCTCACCCTGCCGCCCGACCCCAACGCCTCGCCCAAAGCCAGGCGCGCCAAAAAAGAGGCCGCCCCTGGCGCATCGGGTTCTTAA